In the Burkholderia cenocepacia genome, one interval contains:
- a CDS encoding class I SAM-dependent methyltransferase, translated as MSLPASAAKFDPSRAHEYAEQSRIALAGYDACHELAACMLASAIGATDARILVAGAGGTGQEICVTAALEPGWHFTAVDPSAPMLALARSNVEAAGFGARTAFVEDGVDALPDTPAFDGATLIGVLHHVPGDDAKAALLHAIARRLKPGAPLVLAGNHRRYADHPRLLDAWQQRWRMKGATPDAVRAQLAKILQGADPPASEEAVFALLRDAGFDAPLRFFASLFWGAWIAVRRA; from the coding sequence ATGTCGCTTCCCGCCAGCGCCGCGAAATTCGATCCGTCACGCGCGCACGAATACGCCGAACAATCGCGCATCGCGCTCGCCGGCTACGACGCCTGCCATGAACTCGCCGCCTGCATGCTCGCGTCGGCAATCGGTGCGACCGATGCCCGGATTCTCGTGGCCGGCGCGGGCGGTACGGGGCAGGAAATCTGCGTGACGGCCGCGCTCGAACCGGGCTGGCACTTCACGGCCGTCGACCCGTCCGCGCCGATGCTCGCGCTCGCGCGCTCGAATGTCGAGGCCGCGGGTTTCGGCGCGCGTACCGCGTTCGTCGAGGACGGCGTCGACGCGTTGCCCGATACGCCCGCGTTCGACGGCGCGACGCTGATCGGCGTGCTGCATCACGTGCCGGGCGACGACGCGAAAGCCGCGCTGCTGCACGCGATCGCGCGGCGACTGAAGCCCGGCGCGCCGCTCGTGCTCGCCGGCAACCATCGCCGCTACGCGGACCACCCTCGGCTGCTCGACGCCTGGCAGCAGCGCTGGCGCATGAAGGGCGCCACGCCCGACGCCGTGCGCGCGCAACTCGCGAAGATCCTGCAGGGCGCCGATCCGCCCGCGTCCGAGGAAGCCGTATTCGCGCTGCTGCGCGACGCGGGCTTCGATGCGCCGCTGCGTTTTTTCGCGAGCCTGTTCTGGGGTGCGTGGATCGCGGTGCGGCGCGCATGA
- a CDS encoding LysR family transcriptional regulator, translating into MKVLDLDAVRAFVLVADLASFTRAADALGTTQSAVSLKLKRLEAHLGKPLLARTPRVVKLAADGENFLPAARALLDAHERALGAISTGTVRLSLGVSEHVAVPDLPAVLTSLHRQDPGLSLEMHLGASTSLLPQYDERRFDAVIARHEPGEDPPRDDATPLFTEPLAWLAAPDWAPRAGEPLPLAVLAGPCGVRAAALRALDRAGLPWRERFTGGGVAAVTAAAAAGLAVCPLARRVAPRTLVDVGAKFGLPPLPQSQVVLYSRVRDARAAAALRRFADSLAISA; encoded by the coding sequence ATGAAAGTACTCGATCTCGATGCCGTCCGCGCGTTCGTGCTGGTCGCCGACCTCGCCAGTTTCACGCGCGCCGCCGATGCGCTCGGCACCACGCAATCGGCCGTCAGTCTGAAGCTGAAGCGACTGGAGGCCCATCTCGGCAAGCCGCTGCTGGCGCGCACGCCGCGCGTCGTCAAGCTGGCCGCCGACGGCGAGAATTTCCTGCCGGCCGCCCGTGCGCTGCTCGACGCGCACGAGCGTGCGCTCGGCGCGATCTCGACCGGCACGGTGCGCCTGTCGCTCGGCGTCAGCGAGCACGTCGCGGTGCCCGACCTGCCGGCCGTGCTGACGAGCCTGCACCGGCAGGACCCCGGGCTGTCGCTGGAAATGCATCTCGGGGCGTCGACGAGCCTGCTCCCGCAATACGACGAACGGCGGTTCGACGCGGTGATCGCGCGGCACGAGCCCGGCGAGGACCCACCGCGCGACGACGCCACGCCGCTGTTCACCGAGCCGCTGGCATGGCTCGCCGCGCCCGACTGGGCGCCGCGGGCGGGCGAGCCGCTGCCGCTCGCGGTGCTGGCCGGCCCCTGCGGGGTGCGGGCCGCCGCACTGCGCGCGCTCGATCGCGCGGGGTTGCCGTGGCGCGAGCGCTTCACGGGCGGCGGGGTCGCGGCGGTCACGGCGGCCGCCGCGGCCGGGTTGGCCGTCTGCCCGCTCGCGCGGCGCGTCGCCCCGCGCACGCTGGTCGACGTCGGCGCGAAATTCGGGTTGCCGCCGCTGCCGCAATCGCAGGTCGTGCTGTATTCGCGCGTCCGCGACGCCCGGGCCGCCGCCGCGCTGCGCAGGTTTGCCGACAGCCTTGCAATCTCGGCGTAA
- a CDS encoding sulfate/molybdate ABC transporter ATP-binding protein → MSLVVDIRKTCASAERRFTLDMSFTATTQRVVLFGPSGAGKSMTLQAIAGLLTPDAGTITLNGEPLFDAARRIDVPTRERRVAYLFQDYALFPHLNVRQNIAFGLTSGLRNPRAKTVPPEVAYWLRAFDLESLAGQYPSQLSGGQKQRVALARALVAQPRILLLDEPFAALDGAMRQRMRHELAELQARLDIPMVLISHDPDDVAAFGDQVVQLSEGRVQASPPHAEWPTRVT, encoded by the coding sequence ATGAGCCTCGTCGTCGACATCCGCAAGACCTGCGCGAGCGCCGAGCGCCGCTTCACGCTCGACATGTCGTTCACGGCGACGACGCAGCGCGTCGTGCTGTTCGGGCCGTCGGGCGCGGGCAAGAGCATGACGCTGCAGGCGATCGCCGGGCTGCTGACGCCCGACGCAGGCACGATCACGCTGAACGGCGAGCCGCTGTTCGACGCCGCGCGCCGCATCGACGTGCCGACTCGCGAACGCCGTGTCGCGTACCTGTTCCAGGACTACGCGCTGTTTCCGCACCTGAACGTGCGGCAGAACATCGCGTTCGGGCTCACGTCCGGCCTGCGCAACCCGCGCGCGAAGACGGTGCCGCCGGAGGTCGCGTACTGGCTCCGCGCATTCGACCTCGAATCGCTCGCGGGGCAATATCCGTCGCAACTGTCGGGCGGGCAGAAGCAGCGCGTGGCGCTCGCGCGCGCGCTGGTCGCGCAGCCGCGCATCCTGCTGCTCGACGAACCCTTCGCGGCGCTCGACGGCGCGATGCGCCAGCGCATGCGCCATGAGCTCGCCGAATTGCAGGCGCGGCTCGACATCCCGATGGTGCTGATCTCGCACGACCCCGACGACGTCGCCGCGTTCGGCGACCAGGTCGTGCAGTTGAGCGAAGGACGCGTGCAGGCGAGCCCGCCGCACGCCGAGTGGCCGACGCGCGTCACCTGA
- a CDS encoding DUF3459 domain-containing protein, which translates to MSDCPHDPYAQHYIHCLPFGAQPCGALSTTPRTHFRVWAPGSTHVQLELDTGYGPMLVPMTSAGPNWFEVFVDCGAGARYRYRLDDTVSIPDPASRSQPEGLNGPSEVVDPRAFTWRNTFWHGRAWEDVALYAIRPHAVGGFDAVRRRLPQLARLGVTALELLASPHDSLPFAPLAAEGGPDALKALIDAAHGYGLAVLLELDYARFGSGTDALRHYAGPFFHTRDDPLQAAPLALDHPEVCDFFCDNALYWLDEYRCDGLRLREADRIGVSWLREIADRVRAAVPADRLIHLVLGSERHPAHLADTHFDAQWNGCGERALHRLTGRDTSARERISTHQSIHTLARALTAAGAAYQPAASADGMAFDGGLSLTSLVLSDGAWRDGGPGDPGQAAGLAALALSLLTPQIPLIFDETARDIDRAHFVQSALAVRAKLIAPRLSDCRPQEAHALKADGDGDADALCASWRLADDETLTIALNLSPDAVPFDAPGGRVVFETPARARDRVDEGELPPYSLVAWLTGDVNRYALTHDVRRIDDGSWRGMRPNLNA; encoded by the coding sequence ATGTCCGATTGTCCGCATGATCCGTACGCGCAACACTACATCCATTGTTTGCCGTTTGGCGCGCAGCCCTGCGGCGCGCTCAGCACGACGCCGCGCACGCATTTCCGCGTGTGGGCGCCCGGCAGCACCCACGTCCAGCTCGAACTGGATACCGGCTACGGCCCGATGCTCGTGCCGATGACGAGCGCCGGCCCGAACTGGTTCGAAGTCTTCGTCGACTGCGGCGCGGGCGCGCGTTACCGCTATCGTCTCGACGATACCGTGTCGATTCCCGACCCCGCGTCGCGTTCGCAACCCGAGGGGCTCAACGGGCCGAGCGAGGTCGTCGATCCACGCGCATTCACGTGGCGCAATACGTTCTGGCACGGGCGCGCATGGGAGGACGTCGCGCTCTACGCGATCCGCCCGCACGCGGTGGGCGGCTTCGACGCCGTGCGCCGCCGCCTGCCGCAGCTCGCGCGCCTCGGGGTGACCGCGCTGGAGCTGCTCGCATCGCCGCACGACAGCCTGCCGTTCGCGCCGCTCGCGGCCGAAGGCGGCCCCGACGCGCTCAAGGCGCTGATCGACGCCGCGCACGGCTACGGTCTCGCGGTGCTGCTGGAGCTCGACTACGCGCGCTTCGGCAGCGGCACCGATGCGTTGCGCCACTACGCGGGGCCGTTCTTCCATACGCGCGACGATCCGCTGCAGGCCGCGCCGCTCGCGCTCGATCATCCGGAAGTCTGCGATTTCTTCTGCGACAACGCGCTGTACTGGCTCGACGAATACCGTTGCGACGGGCTGCGCCTGCGCGAAGCCGACCGGATCGGCGTGTCGTGGCTGCGCGAGATCGCGGATCGCGTGCGCGCCGCCGTGCCGGCCGACCGGCTGATCCACCTCGTGCTCGGCAGCGAGCGGCATCCGGCGCATCTGGCCGATACCCATTTCGACGCGCAGTGGAACGGCTGCGGCGAACGCGCGCTGCACCGGCTCACGGGGCGCGACACGTCGGCGCGCGAGCGCATTTCCACGCACCAGTCGATCCACACGCTCGCCCGCGCGCTGACCGCGGCCGGCGCGGCGTACCAGCCGGCCGCGTCGGCGGACGGGATGGCCTTCGACGGCGGCCTGTCGCTGACGTCGCTCGTGCTGTCCGATGGCGCATGGCGCGACGGCGGCCCCGGCGATCCCGGGCAGGCGGCCGGTCTGGCCGCGCTCGCGCTGTCGCTGCTTACGCCGCAGATCCCGCTGATCTTCGACGAGACCGCGCGCGACATCGATCGCGCGCATTTCGTGCAGTCGGCGCTCGCGGTGCGCGCGAAGCTGATCGCGCCGCGGCTGTCCGATTGCCGGCCGCAGGAAGCCCATGCGCTGAAGGCGGACGGCGACGGCGATGCCGACGCGCTGTGCGCATCATGGCGGCTCGCCGACGACGAGACGTTGACGATCGCGTTGAACCTGTCGCCGGATGCGGTGCCGTTCGATGCGCCGGGCGGACGGGTGGTGTTCGAGACGCCGGCACGCGCCCGCGATCGGGTCGATGAAGGGGAATTGCCGCCGTATTCGCTCGTCGCGTGGCTGACCGGCGACGTCAATCGTTACGCGCTGACGCACGACGTGCGTCGCATCGACGACGGTTCGTGGCGCGGCATGCGTCCGAACCTGAACGCATGA
- a CDS encoding CHAD domain-containing protein, which yields MSRVLEIVLSLSLEGWPVKGASRARGAQRDFGAELVRAWRICPQVRMRRGHERVTVEPCQIEEAERSPGASWWTWVESNAHGTRVVASRTQTFAPGITQRELFDAEHAGIVVATPLPVPATAGATDADAPPAAEIDGVAPNTDEARAQASALRLVSERRRGRWADDSGVVVEMTLDDITLHGGGEPPRRYVELRLAAPDWETVAARTAALHALFAAARELSGAWPAFVQLTSVIDRACAGGPVAATLVKAQPVDLTGIRTQRAALFALSGDITAQWLGNECGVLDRDDPEFVHQMRVALRRLRTLMRFFPRFADRQWKDTLGADLRWLAKLLGTVRDWDVFATESLPALIAADGGGSDWDGTLDAARAQSMAARVELRQALHSARYARLTLGWLEWLSALALPAADGDDAPSLRRHATKRVRRLFGHLYGSPSLTSLDTAARHQVRIDAKRLRYALEFFASLASRRTRTETVKTLARVQSVLGEANDAMVALHHLEQLAAPPYQLGFVRGYGAALEQRAARDAETLLASLRPPKLDGKPR from the coding sequence ATGTCGCGTGTGCTGGAAATCGTGTTGTCGTTGTCGCTGGAAGGATGGCCGGTCAAGGGCGCAAGCCGTGCCCGTGGCGCGCAACGCGACTTCGGCGCCGAACTCGTGCGCGCGTGGCGGATCTGCCCGCAGGTCCGGATGCGGCGCGGCCACGAGCGCGTGACGGTCGAGCCGTGCCAGATCGAGGAGGCCGAGCGGAGCCCCGGTGCGAGCTGGTGGACCTGGGTCGAATCGAACGCGCATGGCACGCGGGTCGTCGCATCGCGCACCCAGACGTTCGCCCCCGGCATCACGCAGCGCGAACTGTTCGACGCGGAACACGCGGGCATCGTCGTCGCGACGCCGCTGCCGGTGCCCGCGACGGCTGGCGCGACCGATGCCGACGCACCACCGGCCGCCGAAATCGACGGCGTTGCACCGAATACCGACGAAGCGCGGGCCCAGGCGTCGGCGCTGCGCCTCGTCAGCGAACGGCGGCGCGGGCGCTGGGCTGACGACAGCGGCGTCGTGGTCGAGATGACGCTCGACGACATCACGCTGCACGGCGGCGGCGAGCCGCCGCGCCGCTACGTCGAGCTGCGTCTGGCCGCGCCCGACTGGGAAACCGTCGCCGCGCGCACGGCCGCGCTGCACGCGCTGTTTGCCGCGGCGCGCGAACTGAGCGGCGCGTGGCCGGCCTTCGTGCAACTGACGAGCGTGATCGACCGCGCCTGTGCCGGCGGGCCGGTGGCCGCCACGCTGGTCAAGGCGCAGCCCGTCGACCTGACCGGCATCCGCACGCAGCGCGCCGCGCTGTTCGCGCTGTCCGGCGACATCACCGCGCAATGGCTCGGCAACGAGTGCGGCGTGCTTGATCGCGACGATCCCGAATTCGTGCACCAGATGCGCGTCGCGCTGCGCCGCCTGCGTACGCTGATGCGCTTCTTCCCGCGCTTCGCCGACCGTCAATGGAAGGACACGCTCGGCGCCGATCTGCGCTGGCTCGCCAAGCTGCTCGGCACGGTGCGTGACTGGGACGTGTTCGCGACCGAGAGCCTGCCTGCGCTGATCGCGGCCGATGGCGGCGGTAGCGATTGGGACGGCACGCTCGATGCCGCCCGCGCGCAGTCGATGGCCGCGCGCGTCGAGCTGCGGCAGGCGCTGCATTCGGCGCGCTATGCGCGGCTGACGCTCGGCTGGCTCGAATGGCTGAGCGCGCTCGCGCTGCCGGCGGCCGACGGCGACGACGCGCCGTCGCTGCGGCGTCACGCGACCAAGCGCGTACGGCGGCTGTTCGGGCATCTCTACGGATCGCCGTCGCTCACGTCGCTCGACACGGCGGCACGCCACCAGGTGCGGATCGATGCGAAGCGGCTGCGCTACGCGCTCGAATTCTTCGCGTCGCTGGCGTCGCGCCGCACGCGCACCGAGACGGTCAAGACGCTGGCGCGCGTGCAGAGCGTGCTCGGCGAAGCGAACGACGCGATGGTCGCGCTGCATCATCTCGAGCAACTGGCGGCGCCGCCGTATCAGCTTGGTTTCGTGCGCGGTTACGGCGCCGCGCTCGAACAGCGGGCGGCGCGCGACGCCGAGACGCTGCTGGCCAGCCTGCGGCCGCCGAAGCTCGACGGCAAGCCACGTTGA
- a CDS encoding DMT family transporter, producing MKPDARKHLRANLLMLGAAAIWGSAFVAQRLSLDVIGPFLFTGLRFLLGALVLVPLLMVNAASRAQLAAIRREPALLLPGLALGGLLAVSISLQQVGLQYTRIANAGFISSLYVVIVPLMGALARHRIGAGTWFGALLAAIGLYFLSIDEHFSVLYGDWFQLAGAVIIAAHVMAVGHLAKRHDPLVLAFLQFAVCGVACLAVGLAVEPVSAAMLRGALPTLLYGGLLSVGVGYTLQVVAQRDAAPAHAAVIFSMEGVFAAIAGWAALGETLTLRALVGCALMLAGLLACQLLPNGDARKKDEDALPA from the coding sequence ATGAAGCCCGACGCCCGCAAGCACCTCCGCGCCAACCTGCTGATGCTCGGCGCCGCCGCGATCTGGGGCTCCGCTTTCGTCGCGCAACGCCTGAGCCTCGACGTGATCGGGCCGTTCCTGTTCACCGGGCTGCGCTTCCTGCTCGGCGCGCTCGTGCTGGTGCCGCTGCTGATGGTGAATGCGGCGTCGCGCGCGCAACTCGCGGCGATCCGGCGCGAACCGGCGCTGCTGCTGCCGGGCCTCGCGCTCGGCGGGCTGCTCGCCGTATCGATCTCGCTGCAGCAGGTCGGCCTGCAATACACGCGGATCGCGAACGCCGGCTTCATCAGCTCGCTGTACGTCGTGATCGTGCCGCTGATGGGCGCGCTCGCGCGCCACCGGATCGGCGCGGGCACGTGGTTCGGCGCGTTGCTGGCAGCGATCGGCCTGTATTTCCTCAGCATCGACGAGCATTTCTCGGTGCTCTACGGCGACTGGTTCCAGCTCGCGGGCGCCGTCATCATCGCCGCGCACGTGATGGCGGTCGGCCATCTCGCGAAGCGCCACGATCCGCTCGTGCTCGCGTTCCTGCAGTTCGCCGTGTGCGGCGTGGCGTGTCTCGCGGTCGGCCTGGCGGTCGAACCGGTCAGCGCCGCGATGCTGCGCGGCGCGCTGCCGACGCTGCTGTACGGCGGGCTGCTGTCGGTCGGGGTCGGCTATACGCTGCAGGTCGTCGCGCAACGCGACGCGGCGCCCGCACACGCGGCCGTGATCTTCAGCATGGAAGGCGTGTTCGCGGCGATCGCCGGCTGGGCCGCGCTCGGCGAAACGCTGACGCTGCGCGCGCTCGTCGGCTGCGCGCTGATGCTCGCCGGCCTGCTCGCGTGCCAGTTGCTGCCGAACGGCGACGCACGGAAAAAGGACGAGGACGCGCTGCCGGCGTGA
- a CDS encoding TOBE domain-containing protein: protein MTDVPPSSSSAGPLELGGELWLRAGEQTLGGATRIALLAAIGDTGSITRAAKAVGLSYKAAWDAVDTMNNLAGEPLVARSTGGKGGGGTTLTPRATSLIAAFRTIEREHRRFIEAASAAVAGFDVDWALIGRIGMKTSARNQLFGKVASLVRGTVNDEVTLALPGGQAVVAVVTHDSAEALGLREGAHACALVKASWVVLAVDDGGPDLKVSARNRLHGSVDAVAAGAVNSEVTLALDGGGTLTAVVTNDSVDALQLAAGRRAIALFKASSVILAVTG from the coding sequence ATGACCGACGTCCCGCCTTCTTCCTCGTCCGCCGGACCGCTCGAACTGGGCGGCGAGCTGTGGCTGCGCGCCGGCGAACAGACCCTCGGCGGCGCGACGCGCATCGCGCTGCTCGCGGCGATCGGCGACACCGGTTCGATCACGCGCGCGGCGAAGGCCGTCGGCCTCAGCTACAAGGCCGCGTGGGACGCGGTCGACACGATGAACAATCTCGCCGGCGAACCGCTCGTCGCGCGTTCGACGGGCGGCAAGGGCGGCGGCGGCACGACGCTGACGCCGCGCGCGACGTCGCTGATCGCCGCGTTCCGCACGATCGAGCGCGAGCATCGCCGCTTCATCGAGGCCGCGAGCGCGGCCGTTGCCGGCTTCGACGTCGACTGGGCGCTGATCGGCCGGATCGGGATGAAGACGAGCGCGCGCAACCAGTTGTTCGGCAAGGTCGCGTCGCTCGTGCGCGGCACCGTCAACGACGAGGTGACGCTTGCGCTGCCGGGCGGGCAAGCCGTCGTCGCCGTGGTGACGCACGACAGCGCCGAGGCGCTCGGGCTGCGGGAAGGCGCACACGCGTGCGCGCTGGTGAAGGCGTCGTGGGTCGTGCTTGCCGTCGACGATGGCGGGCCCGACCTGAAGGTGTCCGCGCGCAACCGGCTGCACGGCAGCGTCGACGCCGTTGCGGCGGGCGCGGTGAACAGCGAGGTGACGCTGGCGCTCGACGGCGGCGGGACGCTGACGGCCGTCGTGACCAACGACAGCGTCGATGCGCTGCAGCTCGCCGCCGGCCGGCGCGCGATCGCGCTGTTCAAGGCGTCGAGCGTGATTCTGGCGGTGACGGGCTGA
- a CDS encoding sensor histidine kinase, translated as MTSTSVDPAADLLRERAAHYAAQAALFLRDQALSTASHDLRSPLNAMHSWAYVLERQLANADPNLQRALAGIRTGIDQQVALIDGVLDAPRAETRTLVLAPQPFALRALLDETIALVRFALADARQVALDTTLPDGEPSLTVDRERVAQALWTLLTTAVEASAAGSRVAFACTRDGAQFTARATCTVNAGVLVDPAQPHAFESFARREMLHERDAKRSAWTLALCQRVALAHGGTFTHDAFADGAAATLTFSIPCEAPV; from the coding sequence GTGACGTCCACTTCCGTCGATCCCGCCGCCGACCTGCTGCGCGAACGCGCAGCGCACTACGCCGCCCAGGCGGCGCTGTTCCTGCGCGACCAGGCGCTCTCCACCGCGTCGCACGACCTGCGCAGCCCGCTGAATGCGATGCACAGCTGGGCCTACGTGCTCGAGCGCCAGCTCGCCAATGCCGATCCCAATCTCCAGCGCGCGCTCGCGGGCATCCGCACGGGCATCGACCAGCAGGTCGCGCTGATCGATGGCGTGCTCGACGCGCCACGCGCGGAAACGCGCACGCTCGTGCTCGCGCCGCAGCCGTTCGCGCTGCGCGCGCTGCTCGACGAAACGATCGCGCTCGTCCGGTTCGCGCTCGCCGACGCACGCCAGGTCGCGCTCGACACGACGCTGCCGGACGGCGAGCCGTCGCTCACCGTCGATCGCGAACGCGTCGCACAGGCGCTGTGGACCCTGCTGACGACGGCCGTCGAAGCCAGCGCCGCGGGCAGCCGGGTCGCGTTCGCCTGCACGCGCGACGGCGCGCAGTTCACCGCGCGCGCCACCTGCACCGTGAATGCCGGCGTTCTCGTGGACCCCGCGCAGCCGCATGCGTTCGAATCGTTCGCGCGGCGCGAGATGCTGCACGAGCGCGATGCGAAACGCAGCGCGTGGACGCTCGCGCTATGCCAGCGCGTCGCCCTCGCGCACGGCGGCACGTTCACGCACGACGCGTTCGCCGACGGCGCGGCCGCCACCCTCACCTTCTCGATTCCCTGCGAGGCGCCGGTGTAA
- a CDS encoding tautomerase family protein, translating to MPFTRIAVREGKPAAYRRALVDGVQRALIQTFNVPEDDIFMVVTEHTAENFVFGRHYLDIERSDDLVIIQITANNTRTLEQKRSLYRAIADNLAQQPGVRQEDVFIGLVEVLKENWSFGNGIAQYAV from the coding sequence ATGCCATTCACCCGTATCGCCGTACGCGAAGGCAAGCCGGCCGCCTACCGCAGGGCCCTCGTCGACGGCGTGCAACGCGCGCTGATCCAGACGTTCAACGTTCCCGAGGACGACATCTTCATGGTTGTAACCGAGCATACGGCCGAGAACTTCGTGTTCGGTCGCCACTACCTCGATATCGAACGCAGCGACGATCTCGTGATCATCCAGATCACCGCGAACAACACCCGCACGCTCGAGCAGAAGCGCTCGCTGTACCGGGCGATCGCCGACAACCTCGCGCAGCAGCCCGGCGTGCGGCAGGAAGACGTATTCATCGGTCTCGTCGAAGTGCTGAAGGAGAACTGGTCGTTCGGCAACGGCATCGCGCAATACGCCGTCTGA
- a CDS encoding thiamine phosphate synthase, with the protein MNAPLPRCCVITPEPASASAADRAAFLDRLSAVLARGETLVQLRVKSLDAAAFASLAAAALARCDAAGAHLMLNGPIDATGVIRLDGAGWHLDGAALRAAAQRPLPADRWVSAACHTQDDLLLAAGAGADFVTLSPVLPTLSHPGAPALGWARFDTLAAQAAMPVFALGGMTRAHLDDARRHGAYGIAGIRGFW; encoded by the coding sequence ATGAACGCGCCGCTGCCGCGCTGCTGCGTGATCACGCCGGAACCGGCGTCCGCGTCGGCGGCCGATCGGGCGGCGTTCCTCGACCGGCTGTCGGCCGTGCTCGCCCGCGGCGAAACGCTCGTGCAACTACGCGTGAAATCGCTCGACGCGGCCGCGTTCGCGTCGCTGGCCGCCGCGGCGCTCGCGCGCTGCGACGCGGCCGGCGCGCACCTGATGCTGAACGGCCCGATCGATGCAACCGGCGTGATACGGCTCGACGGCGCCGGCTGGCATCTCGACGGCGCCGCGTTGCGCGCCGCCGCGCAACGGCCGCTGCCGGCCGATCGATGGGTATCCGCCGCGTGCCACACGCAAGACGACCTGCTGCTGGCCGCGGGCGCCGGCGCGGATTTCGTCACGCTGTCGCCGGTGCTGCCGACGCTCAGCCACCCCGGCGCGCCGGCGCTCGGCTGGGCGCGATTCGACACGCTGGCCGCACAGGCCGCGATGCCCGTGTTCGCACTCGGCGGCATGACGCGCGCGCATCTCGACGACGCGCGCCGTCACGGCGCGTACGGCATCGCGGGCATTCGCGGGTTCTGGTAA
- a CDS encoding hemolysin family protein: MLQIFALIGALFLVALNGFFVAAEFGLVKLRATRVKTLARKHGLRGRILGIVHGRLDAYLSACQLGITLASLGLGWVGEPAFAQLLGPLLDLIGVQSERVVHLISLVFAFSLISFLHIVVGELAPKSMAIRQPEKVGLWVALPLYAFYWAMYPAIWVLNTSANAVLRLAGLSADHGGDAHYSTDELKLILRSRRSAAGNAAQPARGTYTNDEWNTLAHSLDFSSMTVSDLMRPAHEMIGLRRDLPLPDNMEIVARHRFSRYPLFEDASREQVSGLIHLKDLLLARHAGAALEDLSDYVRPVQYVKPDTPALELFRRFRKGAPHFALVGNKGEKPIGFLTLDNLLGALVGQIHDEFRQGDADWSRLDDGTLMGKGSLPVVSLEQALGIDIDEGRAESVGGLVIQALSDLPTEGQRVSFDRFDVVVKKMNGPRIVLVRVYPKIAKEADE; the protein is encoded by the coding sequence TTGTTACAGATCTTCGCGCTCATCGGCGCGTTGTTCCTGGTGGCCCTGAACGGGTTCTTCGTTGCGGCCGAATTCGGCCTCGTCAAACTCCGCGCGACGCGCGTCAAGACCCTCGCCCGCAAGCACGGCCTGCGCGGGCGCATCCTCGGCATCGTGCACGGCCGGCTCGACGCGTATCTTTCCGCGTGCCAGCTCGGCATCACGCTCGCATCGCTCGGCCTCGGCTGGGTCGGCGAACCGGCGTTCGCGCAACTGCTCGGCCCGCTGCTCGACCTGATCGGCGTCCAGTCCGAGCGCGTCGTGCACCTGATCTCGCTGGTGTTCGCGTTCTCGCTGATCTCGTTCCTGCACATCGTCGTCGGCGAACTGGCGCCGAAGTCGATGGCGATCCGGCAGCCGGAGAAGGTCGGCCTGTGGGTCGCGCTGCCGCTCTACGCGTTCTACTGGGCGATGTATCCGGCGATCTGGGTGCTCAACACCAGCGCCAACGCGGTGCTGCGGCTCGCAGGGCTGTCGGCCGACCACGGCGGCGACGCGCACTATTCGACCGACGAGCTGAAGCTGATCCTGCGCAGCCGCCGCAGCGCGGCCGGCAATGCGGCCCAGCCGGCGCGCGGCACGTACACCAACGACGAGTGGAACACGCTCGCGCATTCGCTCGATTTTTCGTCGATGACCGTGTCGGACCTGATGCGGCCGGCCCATGAAATGATCGGCCTGCGGCGCGACCTGCCGCTGCCCGACAACATGGAGATCGTCGCGCGGCACCGCTTCAGCCGCTATCCGCTGTTCGAGGATGCGTCGCGCGAACAGGTGAGCGGGCTGATCCACCTGAAGGACCTGCTGCTCGCGCGTCACGCGGGCGCCGCGCTCGAGGATCTCTCCGACTACGTGCGCCCGGTCCAGTACGTGAAGCCCGATACGCCGGCGCTGGAGCTGTTCCGCCGCTTCCGCAAGGGCGCCCCGCACTTCGCGCTGGTCGGCAACAAGGGCGAGAAGCCGATCGGCTTCCTGACGCTCGACAACCTGCTCGGCGCGCTGGTCGGCCAGATCCACGACGAATTCCGCCAGGGCGACGCCGACTGGAGCCGCCTCGACGACGGCACGCTGATGGGCAAGGGCAGCCTGCCCGTCGTGTCGCTCGAGCAGGCGCTCGGCATCGACATCGACGAAGGCCGCGCGGAATCGGTCGGCGGCCTCGTGATCCAGGCGTTGAGCGACCTGCCGACCGAAGGGCAGCGCGTGTCGTTCGACCGCTTCGACGTCGTCGTGAAGAAGATGAACGGGCCGCGCATCGTGCTCGTGCGCGTCTATCCGAAGATCGCGAAAGAGGCCGACGAATGA